Part of the Borrelia hispanica CRI genome is shown below.
GATTTAATATTATGTTTGTATAGATCATATAGCAATATATGGAATATACAATGTAAATTGATATTATTTAAAACCATCTTTAATATCATGATATGCTTTTAATTTACTTGCTTTTGAGAGGCCATAAACATTATCAATTTCAGCTGTTGATGCATATTTCATTAATTCTTTAATTTCAAATGAGTTGTACCCTTTACTTTTAAGTGTTGCAATAAATATATTTCTACATATATGTAGCGATTTACGATATTTAAATCCTGATTTTGTAAGTAATTCTTTAAATTGTTTTGAAATCTCACTTATATTTATTCTATTATCTTTAAAGCGATGTTTACTTTTTTGAAATAGATAAGTACGTCTTGAATCTTGTCCTTTATTTTTAAAATGAAGTTTATGAATTTCTTCTATAGATTCAAATTCAGATTTACTTATTACTACTTCTCTAATGCAAATACTGGTTCGCTTCTTTGCAACATTTACACGTAAACTATAAAATACATCACCATTATTATTTTCTTCTCTTACTATGTCATCAAGCCTTGTATTTTGAATCTCTACTCCTCTACAACCAGTAATTGAGAGTATATGAACAAACCAACCTGAGATTGGATCTATTTGTTTAAGTTTGTCTATACTTTTCTTTACCAATCTTATGGTCTTATCATTTAAATAAAATCTTATTGGTATTGATTTAGATTTAGGATTGCTTTTGGTTTGTA
Proteins encoded:
- a CDS encoding tyrosine-type recombinase/integrase, encoding MKEYEILKAKIKELKKQNSILLKETRQYKKELLQTKSNPKSKSIPIRFYLNDKTIRLVKKSIDKLKQIDPISGWFVHILSITGCRGVEIQNTRLDDIVREENNNGDVFYSLRVNVAKKRTSICIREVVISKSEFESIEEIHKLHFKNKGQDSRRTYLFQKSKHRFKDNRINISEISKQFKELLTKSGFKYRKSLHICRNIFIATLKSKGYNSFEIKELMKYASTAEIDNVYGLSKASKLKAYHDIKDGFK